The Anoxybacillus flavithermus genome has a segment encoding these proteins:
- a CDS encoding heme biosynthesis protein HemY, with the protein MVKITITERAIEQLRRVRGNKHVKLTYDTDDCGCAVNGVPMLLLVEQLDEHDVAIETNDIQIWMEKHRLIFFDERMTIDVVDGAGCFQLKSPNQILNPRMSLMER; encoded by the coding sequence ATGGTGAAAATTACGATCACGGAACGAGCGATCGAACAACTTCGTCGTGTTCGTGGAAACAAGCACGTCAAGTTGACATATGATACAGATGATTGTGGTTGTGCTGTAAATGGAGTGCCTATGTTACTGCTTGTCGAGCAATTAGACGAACATGATGTAGCGATTGAAACAAACGATATCCAGATTTGGATGGAAAAACATCGGCTCATTTTCTTTGATGAACGCATGACGATTGATGTTGTCGATGGGGCAGGATGTTTTCAATTAAAAAGCCCCAATCAAATATTGAATCCGCGCATGTCGCTGATGGAGCGCTAA